In one window of Helianthus annuus cultivar XRQ/B chromosome 17, HanXRQr2.0-SUNRISE, whole genome shotgun sequence DNA:
- the LOC110920825 gene encoding miraculin-like — MRRSIIILLSFSFILFVLAANSAPDSVLDVTRKNLRSGISYYIMPVARGGGIALGPTSPNKTCPLGVTQLSTHLNGLPLTFTPVNPKKSVIRLSTDVNIKFLGRTSCNESNVWKLRYDEVMKQYFVMVGGVEGNPGRETIDNWFKIEKTDDGYKLVFCPTVCNYCKVICRDVRIFSDDNGIRRLALSDVPFYVTFYRYFGYLFY; from the coding sequence ATGAGGAGGTCAATAATAATCTTACTCTCATTTTCATTCATCCTCTTTGTCTTGGCAGCCAACTCAGCTCCAGATTCAGTACTCGATGTCACCCGAAAAAACCTCCGGTCAGGGATCAGCTACTACATTATGCCAGTGGCTAGAGGTGGCGGAATTGCACTGGGGCCAACCAGTCCAAACAAAACTTGCCCACTTGGAGTTACCCAACTCTCAACCCACTTAAACGGCCTCCCGTTGACTTTCACCCCAGTCAACCCCAAGAAAAGCGTCATTCGCCTTTCCACTGATGTTAACATCAAATTCTTGGGTCGGACCAGTTGTAACGAGTCAAACGTGTGGAAGCTGAGATACGATGAAGTTATGAAACAATATTTTGTTATGGTGGGTGGTGTAGAAGGAAACCCGGGacgagaaacaattgataactGGTTTAAAATCGAGAAAACCGATGACGGTTATAAACTTGTCTTCTGCCCTACCGTCTGCAACTACTGCAAGGTTATATGCAGGGATGTTAGAATATTTTCAGATGATAACGGGATTAGACGTTTGGCACTCAGTGATGTTCCTTTTTACGTAACCTTTTACCGTTATTTCGGTTATTTGTTTTACTAA
- the LOC110920826 gene encoding miraculin: MKTIIFFSLAFFLCIFKANSAPGPVLDAGGKPLRSGVEYYATPTSIDGFDSSILRAPVGNKTCPAGAVEYYQTEGEGQTLIITPVDPKMGVIRLSTDVNIKFSGPVTRCHESNVWKLQYYKATKQYVVMMGGVEGNPGPETLNNWFKIEKAVDDYNREVYKFVYCPSVCSSCKVMCKDIGTYHGNLVLSGDPLFFNFY; encoded by the coding sequence ATgaaaacaatcatcttcttctCACTTGCATTCTTCCTGTGCATCTTCAAGGCCAATTCAGCTCCCGGTCCTGTGCTGGATGCTGGCGGAAAACCCCTTCGCTCAGGGGTTGAATACTACGCCACCCCGACAAGCATAGATGGTTTTGACAGCAGCATCTTACGAGCACCAGTGGGCAACAAGACTTGTCCAGCTGGCGCTGTAGAATACTACCAAACCGAAGGGGAGGGCCAGACACTTATTATCACTCCAGTTGATCCTAAAATGGGCGTGATCCGTCTTTCCACAGATGTTAACATAAAATTCTCGGGTCCGGTGACCCGTTGCCACGAGTCAAATGTATGGAAGTTGCAATACTATAAAGCGACTAAACAATATGTTGTGATGATGGGAGGTGTTGAAGGGAACCCGGGACCCGAAACATTGAACAACTGGTTCAAGATTGAGAAAGCTGTAGATGATTATAACAGAGAAGTTTATAAGTTTGTTTACTGCCCGAGTGTCTGCAGCTCCTGTAAGGTTATGTGCAAGGATATTGGAACATATCATGGAAATTTGGTACTCAGTGGTGATCCTTTGTTTTTCAACTTCTATTGA